Proteins encoded within one genomic window of Anopheles gambiae chromosome 3, idAnoGambNW_F1_1, whole genome shotgun sequence:
- the LOC1270801 gene encoding uncharacterized protein LOC1270801 yields the protein MDLEDKKENIQPLRGGRNVEQLEYAFVSAEQWEEERKVHEKEIDGYEGNDPLLPWYEYFFWMEQTNVSNFKPAIQEQALRRCVQLYENDARYMQDHRFIKLCIKYIDAQPSPVELYNELYLRGVGTLCAELYIAWAYYYDAVDNFAKTEEVFQKGLRAGAEPKAELEQAHKLFGFSMSQRLLHKDECSKLKFQTSLNERRSALTSLRTSRRKHVGSIRTGLAVKSYQPGTVNQENVPRNVATGSSNAIVFTDDAASAEPGSSIVRPFSSVHNEPENIIEAARLAKTNHAPSSSLHKKPLFGSHQAPSFDIPVDKEEFKPIPVLVDNGSRGVVLGPQFCRRNKPQTPFVVGICVGDPKERAIPMYDKIRLYCRAKEGKGEVGESRTEYSPEELRAYGYFVRRGIENRFTQECAKVWGRGHEVGIRLHPLHVAEAKSNESGDVGFENPTLSEADKNIQTKITDIYSNPGEEKSIEELLVERWLKGKINKCIDRRYQDDIDPVDMDETHVESKRISMGLARFSMAPSAFSDGSSQMRPRKSMFPSQQPAGAVAACIQEETEEQLRNKSVTASEQQFARLDLGTRGTKRLSNDVLEQEVFKKEDSTPTPLKAAIVNDRAETKQENEDSPSAAPVVASKKIEIFVDDSDENDERDEAMDHFKPPNEMPQQQQQQQPQSYYPNDTCSTQMFNLFVKNISTPVAPMRKQGGEISATVSTATKRTVVFTDDEHEEEEEEREVGAPGASATAQKEATPVAIPGAVINDENAVPLVDHSTPPSVSSGCNSTQSHKQLSTIMERTETSTASSSTTGAVTKSPVDTQAHSPEDVNGTASRFPSESLSKVVFREPAAEQQVKQSVFTLPGDEAKGGGFCIHVDSTETMANIPLKRLPAETVTVQSDEKENQLITRATGAAQGGIFQLSEEPTFSGFGFMATGGTKNVSHMVQRELEANSIASFRLGTERTNTVPIQLVKPQRTIPELLDTPLLVPPTASTTVSTESTITSNASTVVAAATIEQKTEQSQRTKNNSLLDLLDTTFSPRPAPGNGSKSGESGTATPKEEEKRKECSFNLSDLIKSPQPTKTKPDEREDGITALEPIVAPSLPPCHDLSLLPMAQIKVEKSLNIDASLALPSFHFAEAAPQPPAPTVPTAPKATTPVGRIVLDDFPSPLPPAGAGERVSLEDINTMAFSLNINHAVNSTIIQEGFKTPAKQCPPQPAASQPQQSKFRIVDVQGGVSKPSDFLMPPPPMAQTGKQQQPASVGNSNAHDDGADGDVSIYHPRPAISQDAERWEEIDDALDDQQSNEYQHKPIDMDGTMQQINAHLVLDDIDPFERSLLEAFLERVDFLGYIAELPTCLMVNKVQPLRKDALVEMGEEGVSFKVQQKIGKGTYGTIYCATEEPSGKKVALKQERPANLWEYYICLELRSRIENPDILPGFMPIDYAIIGNNASIFVYPYSRYGNILDVCNLVNGATNRNMDEFIAMILSAQILSIVDHLHSCQIIHADIKPDNFLLMGPIEMNTKIPCVQLIDFGVSIDMKLFPEDAKFKKVITTDGFTCIEMLENRHWTYQPDLYGVAATSHVMLFGKYMQVQKSIVNWSIKTAMPRYFKKVLWENYFTTLLNIRDSEHLPNLQQLRAAFLEEITLHEKYIQSKVAEFNHVLATCK from the exons ATGGATTTAGAggacaaaaaggaaaatattcAACCCCTGCGTGGTGGTAGAAATGTGGAGCAGCTGGAGTACGCGTTCGTTTCTGCGGAGCAATGGGAAGAAGAGCGCAA AGTACACGAGAAAGAAATCGATGGCTACGAAGGGAACGATCCGCTGCTGCCCTGGTACGAGTACTTCTTCTGGATGGAGCAAACGAATGTGAGCAACTTCAAGCCAGCCATCCAGGAGCAAGCGCTTCGCCGCTGTGTGCAGCTGTACGAGAACGATGCACGATACATGCAGGATCATCGTTTCATCAAACTGTGTATAAAATAT ATCGACGCTCAACCGTCCCCGGTGGAGCTGTACAACGAGCTTTATCTGCGTGGGGTGGGCACGCTGTGTGCCGAGCTGTACATTGCCTGGGCGTACTATTACGACGCGGTCGACAACTTTGCCAAAACGGAGGAAGTCTTCCAGAAGGGGCTGCGGGCGGGCGCCGAACCAAAGGCCGAGCTGGAACAGGCCCACAAGCTGTTCGGCTTCTCCATGTCCCAACGGTTGCTGCACAAGGACGAGTGCAGCAAGCTCAAGTTCCAGACGTCCCTGAACGAGCGCCGCAGTGCACTGACCTCGCTGCGTACGTCGCGCAGGAAGCACGTGGGCAGCATCCGTACAGGGCTGGCGGTGAAAAGCTACCAGCCCGGCACCGTGAACCAGGAGAACGTTCCGAGAAACGTcgcaacgggcagcagcaaTGCCATCGTGTTCACCGATGACGCGGCCAGCGCCGAACCCGGCAGTTCCATCGTTCGACCGTTTTCGAGCGTACACAACGAGCCGGAAAACATCATCGAAGCGGCACGGCTAGCCAAAACGAACCATGCACCATCCAGCTCGTTGCACAAAAAACCATTGTTCGGTTCGCATCAAGCACCGTCGTTCGATATACCGGTGGATAAGGAAGAGTTTAAACCGATTCCCGTGCTGGTCGACAACGGTTCGCGTGGGGTCGTGCTGGGGCCACAGTTTTGCCGCCGAAACAAACCGCAAACACCGTTCGTGGTCGGTATTTGTGTGGGCGATCCGAAGGAACGGGCCATCCCGATGTACGACAAGATACGGCTGTACTGTCGGgcgaaggagggaaagggtgAAGTGGGCGAAAGCCGGACGGAATACTCACCGGAGGAGTTGCGCGCGTACGGATACTTTGTGCGCCGCGGGATCGAGAATCGGTTCACGCAGGAGTGTGCGAAAGTGTGGGGCCGTGGGCATGAGGTTGGCATACGGCTGCATCCGCTGCACGTGGCAGAGGCCAAGTCGAACGAGTCAGGCGATGTTGGATTTGAAAATCCCACGCTGAGTGAGGCGGATAAGAACATTCAAACGAAAATCACGGACATTTACTCAAACCCGGGCGAGGAGAAATCGATCGAAGAGCTGCTGGTGGAGCGGTGGTTGAAGGGGAAAATTAATA agTGTATTGATAGACGCTACCAAGACGACATTGACCCGGTGGACATGGATGAAACGCATGTCGAGTCAAAACGTATCTCCATGGGCCTGGCCCGCTTCAGCATGGCACCGAGCGCATTTTCAGATGGTTCTTCCCAGATGCGTCCACGTAAATCAATGTTCCCTTCCCAACAACCCGCCGGGGCTGTGGCGGCCTGCATTCAGGAGGAAACGGAAGAGCAACTCCGCAACAAAAGTGTAACAGCTAGCGAACAGCAGTTCGCTAGGCTGGATCTCGGTACGCGTGGGACAAAGCGCCTGTCGAACGATGTGCTTGAGCAGGAAGTTTTCAAAAAGGAAGACTCCACCCCAACGCCCCTGAAAGCTGCGATCGTGAATGATCGTGCGGAGACGAAGCAAGAGAACGAAGACAGCCCATCGGCGGCACCGGTGGTCGCGTcgaagaaaattgaaatcttTGTCGACGACAGCGACGAGAACGATGAGCGTGATGAGGCGATGGACCATTTTAAACCACCAAACGAAatgccccagcagcagcagcaacagcagccacagTCGTACTATCCGAATGATACCTGCTCGACGcaaatgtttaatttgttcGTTAAAAACATCAGCACACCCGTTGCACCGATGCGCAAGCAGGGCGGGGAAATTTCAGCCACCGTCAGCACGGCCACAAAGCGAACGGTCGTGTTTACGGACGACGAgcatgaggaggaggaggaggagcgtgAAGTGGGTGCTCCCGGAGCGAGTGCTACGGCGCAAAAGGAGGCGACACCCGTTGCCATTCCGGGCGCCGTCATAAACGACGAAAATGCCGTCCCACTGGTGGACCATTCGACGCCACCGTCCGTATCGTCGGGCTGCAACAGCACGCAAAGCCACAAGCAGCTGTCGACGATCATGGAGCGGACGGAAACCAGCACGGCCTCATCGTCGACGACGGGTGCCGTTACTAAATCGCCCGTTGATACGCAG GCCCACTCGCCAGAGGATGTAAATGGCACTGCTTCACGCTTCCCATCGGAATCGCTGTCCAAAGTTGTGTTCCGCGAGCCCGCAGCCGAGCAGCAGGTGAAGCAATCCGTCTTCACGCTACCCGGAGACGAGGCCAAAGGTGGCGGCTTTTGCATACACGTGGACAGTACGGAAACGATGGCAAACATTCCGCTGAAGCGGCTACCGGCAGAAACGGTCACCGTTCAGTCGGACGAAAAGGAAAATCAGCTCATTACACGTGCGACAGGCGCGGCACAGGGCGGCATTTTCCAACTGTCCGAAGAGCCAACGTTCAGTGGGTTTGGTTTTATGGCCACCGGTGGCACCAAGAACGTTTCCCACATGGTGCAGCGCGAGCTGGAGGCAAATTCGATCGCCTCGTTCCGGTTGGGCACGGAGCGTACGAATACGGTTCCGATTCAGCTGGTAAAGCCGCAGCGTACGATACCGGAACTCCTCGACACCCCACTATTGGTACCACCTACCGCCTCCACTACTGTGTCCACTGAAAGTACGATCACTAGCAATGCAAGTACCGTGGTTGCTGCCGCCACCATCGAacagaaaacagaacagtCGCAGCGAACGAAGAACAATTCACTGCTCGATCTACTCGACACAACGTTCTCCCCCCGACCGGCACCCGGAAACGGTAGCAAATCAGGCGAGAGTGGCACAGCAACCCCCAAGGAGGAGGAAAAGCGCAAAGAATGTTCGTTTAATTTGAGCGATTTAATTAAATCACCGCAACcgaccaaaaccaaacccgaCGAGCGTGAAGACGGCATCACAGCCCTCGAGCCGATTGTCGCTCCGTCGCTACCACCCTGCCACGATCTCTCCCTGCTGCCGATGGCTCAGATAAAGGTTGAAAAATCGCTCAACATCGATGCAAGCCTTGCGCTGCCAAGTTTCCACTTTGCCGAAGCTGCACCTCAACCCCCTGCGCCAACGGTTCCCACCGCTCCCAAGGCCACCACTCCTGTGGGACGGATCGTGCTGGATGATTTCCCTTCCCCACTGCCACCGGCCGGCGCAGGCGAGCGTGTCTCGCTGGAAGACATCAACACGATGGCCTTCTCGCTCAACATAAACCACGCGGTCAATTCGACCATCATTCAGGAAGGCTTTAAAACACCCGCCAAACAGTGTCCTCCTCAGCCCGCCGCTTCCCAGCCGCAGCAATCCAAGTTTCGTATCGTTGACGTTCAGGGTGGCGTATCGAAGCCGAGCGACTTTCTaatgccaccaccaccgatggCTCAAAccggcaagcagcagcagcctgctTCCGTCGGCAATTCAAACGCTCACGACGATGGTGCTGATGGCGATGTTTCGATCTACCATCCCCGTCCCGCCATCTCGCAGGATGCCGAACGGTGGGAGGAAATCGACGACGCGTTGGACGATCAGCAGAGCAACGAGTATCAGCACAAACCGATCGATATGGATGGGACGATGCAGCAGATCAACGCCCACCTGGTGCTGGACGATATCGATCCGTTCGAGCGGTCGCTGCTGGAAGCGTTCCTCGAGCGGGTTGACTTTCTCGGCTACATCGCCGAGCTGCCCACGTGCTTGATGGTGAACAAGGTGCAGCCGCTGCGGAAGGATGCGCTGGTCGAGATGGGGGAGGAGGGTGTGTCGTTCAAGGTGCAGCAGAAGATAGGCAAAGGCACTTACggaacgatttattg TGCGACGGAAGAGCCATCGGGAAAGAAGGTAGCCTTAAAGCAGGAAAGGCCGGCAAACCTGTGGGAGTATTACATCTGTCTCGAGCTACGGAGTCGCATCGAAAATCCTGATATC CTCCCTGGCTTCATGCCGATAGATTATGCGATCATTGGCAACAATGCAAGCATTTTCGTGTACCCCTACTCCCGCTACGGCAACATTTTGGATGTGTGCAATCTGGTGAACGGCGCGACGAACCGCAACATGGACGAATTCATCGCCATGATACTGAGCGCACAGATACTGTCGATCGTCGACCACCTGCACAGCTGCCAGATCATTCACGCGGACATTAAGCCGGACAATTTTCTGCTGATGGGCCC CATTGAGATGAACACAAAGATTCCCTGCGTGCAGCTGATCGACTTTGGGGTCAGCATCGACATGAAGCTCTTCCCGGAGGATGCCAAATTCAAGAAG GTAATCACAACGGACGGGTTCACGTGCATCGAAATGCTGGAGAACAGACACTGGACGTACCAGCCCGACCTGTACGGGGTGGCCGCCACCAGCCACGTGATGCTGTTCGGCAAGTACATGCAGGTGCAGAAGAGCATCGTCAACTGGAGCATCAAGACGGCGATGCCGCGCTACTTCAAGAAGGTGCTGTGGGAGAACTACTTCACCACGCTGCTAAACATCCGAGACAGTGAGCATCTACCCAacctgcagcagctgcggGCCGCCTTCCTGGAGGAGATCACCCTGCACGAGAAGTACATCCAGAGCAAGGTGGCCGAGTTCAACCATGTGCTCGCGACGTGCAAGTGA